A region from the Benincasa hispida cultivar B227 chromosome 10, ASM972705v1, whole genome shotgun sequence genome encodes:
- the LOC120088785 gene encoding disease resistance protein At4g27190-like, with protein MDVLVSVVAATIKPIGHQLGYLVCYNKNKKELQEQIENLETTKRDVDKRVEEAKGKAYTVSDEVSKWLTDVDGAMIHHQLSSSNPSCFNLAQRYRLSRETKKKVNYILQLIDKRNKFLEVGYRAPLADTENTIVPGDYQVLESKTSLAKDIKNALAKPDVNKVGVYGMGGVGKTYLLNEVKRLVLKEDDKSFDRVIDVSVGRSNDLTQIQEQIGDQLNIELPKSKEGRASFLRNNLAKMEGNILVLLDDLWKEYDLIKEIGIPLSKEGCKVLMTSRSRDILTNNMNTQECFQVSSLTEEESWKFFKAIIGDKFDTIYMESIAKEVSKECGGLPLALDTIAKALKGKDMHYWEDALSKLKNSIGMDIKGVSDKVYASLRLSYEYLDGEETKLLFLLCSVFPDDYKIGMKDLQMYAMGMRLLNKVKTWEDAKNRVMKLVHDLISSSLFLEADSDSKDKYVKMHDVVRDVAIHIASNEGNMSTLNIGYKLNEWEDEYRSGSHRAIFANCDNLNNLPPKMKFPQLELLILRVSNWLVENNLQIPYAFFEGMEKLKVLDMTGMCFHRPLWTTSSLNNLRTLCMVCCEFNDIDTIGELKKLEILRIMKCNMLDHLPTTMSQLTHLKVLEVLNCSKLEVVPANIFSSMTKLEELKLQDSFCRWGEEVWYKDELIKNVKLSELNYLPRLSNLCLESWKVKILSEISSQTCKNLKEFWICSNESDDIIQPKVSNEYATTLMLNIESQIGSIDGGLEILLQRSERLIVSDSMGNFVNGIFKPNGNGFPLLKYLWIIDEHSNSEMPHLIGSDFTSLKYLILYGMRRLENIVPKHITISPFKKLKTIAIQFCGQLRNLFSFSIFKGLSDLQEIEVINCGMMDEIIFMEIEDQPNICTTPLASLILENVDKLSSFCTKGLIQESPQSILPFFDQQVLFPELNDLSIIGSKNLETLWHKNNEPTTNSFCKLQSIRIEMCTKIRCMFPSNMVTSLVSLDTIEITSCASLKRIFEIEKESFGDTKVAWSLRELHLLNLPNLKHVWRKDVIEFMKFPSLKRVKIHGCTKLAHIWKENTKMTTSFDSLESIEVERCENLKYLLPSSITFLNLNELHVKECNGMMNLFSSTVAKNLVNLRSIEVSYCEGMSCIVEAKEENDESVIFKKLGKLEFDCLPRLDSFYSGKCMLEFPSLESLVIKRCPKMKTFSLGVIMTPELQSMWVEDTEFEVSSTTNSVNRTIQNFRP; from the exons ATGGATGTTCTAGTCTCAGTCGTTGCAGCAACAATTAAACCTATTGGACATCAATTAGGTTACCTAGTTTGCTACAACAAAAACAAGAAGGAGCTTCAAGAGCAAATCGAAAATCTTGAGACTACTAAAAGGGATGTAGATAAAAGGGTTGAGGAAGCAAAAGGCAAGGCGTATACGGTCtctgatgaagtttcaaagtgGCTGACCGATGTAGATGGTGCAATGATCCATCATCAGCTATCCAGTTCCAACCCATCATGCTTTAACTTGGCTCAAAGATACCGACTAAGTAGAGAAACAAAGAAGAAAGTGAATTATATCCTTCAACTCatagataaaagaaacaagTTTTTGGAAGTTGGATATCGTGCACCTCTTGCAGATACTGAGAATACCATTGTTCCTGGAGATTATCAAGTTTTGGAGTCAAAAACATCATTGGCTAAAGATATCAAGAATGCACTTGCAAAGCCTGATGTCAATAAGGTTGGGGTATATGGTATGGGAGGCGTTGGAAAAACTTATTTGCTCAATGAAGTTAAGAGATTGGTGTTGAAAGAGGACGACAAATCGTTTGATCGGGTGATCGACGTGAGTGTAGGTCGATCTAATGATCTAACACAAATACAAGAACAAATCGGAGATCAATTGAACATAGAGTTGCCAAAAAGTAAGGAGGGGAGAGCGTCTTTTCTACGAAATAATTTGGCGAAAATGGAAGGTAATATCCTCGTTTTATTAGATGATTTGTGGAAGGAATATGATCTTATAAAAGAGATTGGGATTCCATTAAGTAAAGAAGGATGTAAGGTACTTATGACAAGCCGATCACGAGATATATTAACCAATAACATGAATACACAAGAATGTTTTCAAGTGAGTTCTCTAACTGAAGAAGAGTCCTGGAAGTTTTTTAAGGCAATTATTGGTGATAAGTTTGATACAATTTATATGGAAAGCATTGCAAAGGAGGTTTCAAAAGAATGTGGAGGGTTACCACTTGCACTTGATACTATTGCAAAGGCATTGAAGGGAAAAGATATGCACTATTGGGAGGATGCTTTAAGCAAATTGAAAAATTCCATTGGAATGGATATTAAAGGAGTGAGTGACAAAGTTTATGCTTCACTTAGGTTGAGTTATGAATATTTAGATGGAGAAGAAACCAAGTTACTATTTCTTCTTTGTAGCGTATTTCCAGATGATTATAAGATTGGTATGAAAGATTTACAAATGTATGCCATGGGTATGAGATTGTTGAATAAAGTAAAAACATGGGAGGATGCAAAAAATAGGGTAATGAAGTTGGTTCATGATCTAATATCGTCTTCTTTATTTCTCGAAGCCGACAGCGATTCAAAAGACAAATATGTTAAAATGCACGACGTGGTTCGTGATGTTGCCATACACATTGCATCAAATGAAGGCAACATGTCTACATTGAACATTGGATATAAACTTAATGAATGGGAAGATGAGTATAGAAGTGGTTCTCATCGTGCCATCTTTGCAAATTGTGATAACTTAAACAACCTTCCCCCAAAGATGAAGTTTCCACAACTTGAGTTGTTAATATTAAGAGTTTCTAATTGGTTGGTGGAAAATAATCttcaaattccatatgcattttTTGAAGGAATGGAAAAGCTTAAGGTTTTGGACATGACGGGGATGTGTTTCCACCGACCGTTATGGACGACATCATCGTTAAACAACCTTCGAACATTATGTATGGTATGTTGTGAATTTAATGATATCGATACAATTGGCGAGctaaagaaattagaaattttGAGAATCATGAAGTGTAATATGCTAGATCATTTACCTACAACTATGAGTCAATTGACACACCTTAAGGTACTAGAAGTGTTAAATTGCTCTAAATTGGAGGTGGTTCCTGCAAATATTTTTTCAAGTATGACAAAACTAGAAGAGTTGAAATTACAAGATAGCTTTTGCAGATGGGGAGAAGAAGTATGGTACAAAGATGAATTGATTAAGAATGTCAAACTTTCAGAATTGAATTATCTGCCACGtctttcaaatttatgtttagAAAGTTGGAAAGTTAAGATTCTATCCGAAATAAGTTCACAAACTTGTAAGAACTTAAAAGAATTTTGGATTTGTAGTAATGAGTCAGATGATATTATTCAACCCAAAGTTTCTAATGAATATGCAACAACCTTGATGCTTAATATTGAATCCCAAATTGGTTCAATTGATGGAGGACTTGAAATACTATTGCAAAGAAGTGAGAGGTTGATTGTAAGTGATTCAATGGGTAATTTTGTAAATGGCATTTTCAAACCAAATGGAAATGGTTTTCCTCTTTTGAAGTATCTATGGATTATTGATGAACATAGTAATTCAGAAATGCCACATTTGATTGGAAGTGATTTCACTTCTTTAAAGTATTTGATTCTTTATGGAATGAGGAGATTGGAGAATATTGTTCCAAAGCATATTACAATAAGTCCTTTCAAGAAGCTTAAAACTATAGCAATTCAATTTTGTGGGCAGCTAAGGAATCTTTTCTCATTCTCTATTTTTAAAGGGCTTTCAGATCTTCAAGAGATTGAGGTGATTAACTGTGGTATGATGGACGAGATTATATTCATGGAAATTGAAGATCAACCCAACATTTGTACTACTCCTTTAGCTTCTTTAATACTTGAAAATGTGGATAAACTTTCAAGTTTTTGTACCAAAGGATTAATCCAAGAAAGTCCACAAAGTATCCTTCCCTTTTTTGATCAGCAG GTTTTATTTCCCGAATTGAATGATTTATCAATTATCGGAAGCAAAAATTTGGAGACGTTATGGCATAAAAATAATGAGCCAACtacaaattctttttgcaaactCCAATCAATTAGAATTGAAATGTGCACCAAAATAAGATGCATGTTTCCTTCGAACATGGTGACATCACTTGTTTCTTTAGATACAATAGAAATTACTTCTTGTGCGTCATTAAAGAGAATCTTTGAAATTGAAAAGGAGAGTTTTGGTGACACAAAAGTAGCATGGTCCTTGAGGGAGTTACATTTACTCAATCTACCAAATCTAAAACACGTGTGGCGAAAAGATGTCATTGAGTTCATGAAATTTCCAAGTCTAAAGAGAGTGAAAATTCATGGTTGTACCAAGCTGGCACACATATGGAAGGAGAACACTAAAATGACCACAAGCTTTGATAGCTTGGAAAGCATTGAAGTAGAAAGATGTGAGAATTTGAAGTATTTACTGCCATCATCAATCACGTTCTTAAACTTGAATGAACTTCACGTCAAGGAATGCAATGGAATGATGAATTTGTTTAGCTCTACTGTGGCAAAAAACCTAGTGAATCTCAGATCCATTGAAGTGTCTTATTGTGAAGGAATGAGTTGCATAGTTgaagcaaaagaagaaaatgatgaaagtGTTATTTTCAAGAAATTGGGTAAGCTGGAATTTGATTGTTTACCACGATTGGATAGCTTTTACTCTG